One Gossypium hirsutum isolate 1008001.06 chromosome A08, Gossypium_hirsutum_v2.1, whole genome shotgun sequence genomic window, ttcgcacactcgcaaattcccaaaatattgactttttggcatttcggcttttcggcttttgccaatctagtctatgagaggatgtcagttacacacctgtttgcgacgatatgctgacgagatccacacacgaaccgcatacaattggattactaacacgttaatctaactattcaaatacgaactacgtattaaccccttacaatattcggccaaccacacctacagatcagagtaagcttataagaaaacaataagtaactcactaacaaatttttgtcaatgtttaccacataatcataatttcactgcaagctgtcttcctgagcaacagtcactaaattatttataactggagctacgaaactccaaatcaagtgccgttaattttccctgaaaataaactcatatatcttctatccataaaattttcagaatttttggtatggccaatcaataccagatttttcttaaagtttcccatgtttcactgtttgactaatctgaccactcttcattacgaatcaaatttctcattgtacagaattcaaaaatatgttctagtttattccatttgaaactagactcattaagctttaattacataatttatgcagcttccaactcatctcccacaatttatggtgattttccaaattcacattactgttgctgtcccaagtagatttattaccaaatcactctttcacacctaacttgcatgcttgttatttaaacatgtatatcaccaatcaatcatcacatatctatgattttacttaagtataatctccatttcatcattttaaagcacaacatgttagccgatttttccccttagcatctaaggcacatgcatgctcattcgTTTgcctcaacttcacctatctttcatttttcatcaaaagaacaaaaaaaaacaacaaccatttccttcattttaattcatgactaaatgctcacaacacaactaaaaaccaaaatatgcttcaagagttaaggtagaatcaagaagaactcatgaacatcaagatagaagcaaactaccatgaacttaccttcaattttcttccccaagtgactgaacattcaagagctttctcctctcctttctcttctctaactttcggctatgatgaacaaaaatggacaaaactttgttcttgtcacccctttttcttttaataaaatttcatatttcatccatttaattctttaatacaaaagacatgaaatgcccatcatagaacatttacctaaaccattatcatggaacatttacctaacccattatcacggaatatttacctaatccattatcatggaacatttacctaacccattatcaatttgtaccatgaattatggatatcaagtgctcatattgtctacaacaacatgatggctggccacttcatgtaaaatgggaggtttgtcatgcaaatcctcctattttgcactcctatttatttggccatttcaatttagcctatagcattttcaaacattttcacataggttctatttcataatttcaccccctttttcttatggaacaaaaattaactaaaatttgccgggttctatcttaagcttgggccttctagaggcccactaacataattaaacctatgccaacattcacagaattcccgaaaattggggcgttacatgtaaTCAGAACCATGTACTTAATTTAGGATCTCCTACAATTCCAGATTTCACAGTTTCTACAAAATCATCCAAATTCAAGGTAATTTCAGTTCTCTTCCTCCCTCATGATATTTTGCTTCttatgattatatttgtttgtgcATTGAaagcaatgtacatcttaaatgtggggaggattttatatatttatgcgATATAGTCCCTAAAttgttgcttgtgtttaagtaattttctcgaACCTAAcattaaagttaatttttttttaatttggagttttatTGATTCTGTTTGggattaatttttagattttcgtatattattttatttaaactttaaaacatgaaaaagtCAATTATGATAagttgtttttcaaaaattattattttaggttttcTCCTTGAACTGAAATATTATCTTGAgattttaaatttacaagtttggcatcaaaaccataatatttgtgagattttgagcctatagagcataTATTTTATAGTGTGctcattttaattttgtttgtgagtatgtcaacttgatttgttattctagaacttgcttcgggtatacatgtcaagaccacattattgatttgatatactgacaTGATAGAGGCACTTAGAATTTAACCCGTTTAACCTTTAACACAACTGACCTATTGAATTAACCCCTAATAAACCCCATTGatcctaattttttttacttaacaaCTATTCATGTTAACCCAAAAACCCACATTAATGTTGTAAATCACCCTTTTTATTGACTTCCTTTTTGTCAAGATTCGATTTGGTTAGTTGTCTCAATATATTTATCTTTTGTATTGCTGAATTTTACTTtgttcataaaaaaaatgaaaactttttttttattaagctTGAATTGTGTGTCTCATATTTTGTTTAAAAGCTCATATctacattttattccttgttgatttaaattcttttaattcaacaactaattttttttatggtttgGTAACTAACCAACTCGACCCCCGTTATAACCTTGTAAGGATCTTTTGATTGGCATGTCCTCTCAGTTTTATAGTGGTGAAGATTTCATTTTCAAGAAAGTATATGGTAATAACATTTTTTATTCAGTTGTTGAGTGCACattacttgaaccttaaacactttgagtgctttgagtgaaCTTTAGCGAGGGTGTTCATTCTTGTTGGCTTTGAATTTCAAGTAATTGTTGAGATAGGGTGTAATACCCTAAAAAATTTTACAGTTATCGAAAAAGtgcattttcgggtctccgtttctgaaaaatagattcgtaaatatttattaaaaatatttacgaagttaagagagtgattaattaaagtttaatgaagcaaattagcttaaataaaggataattagataaaaggattaaatagaatgaagtgtgaaagtttaattataggataaagaaattgaaaggactaaataaataaataagccaaaggagtgccaagtgtatggcaaaaataaaatacatgtgtaataagtgttatacatacatttgtaatacatgtatgtatttacttattatttaagtaaataattaatgtatttattattattaaattgatattatatgatgaatagattaaataaagacaagtgtatggtaatgatttggtacaaatatattaataaaaaaatacatatatttgtaatatatgtatttgatattaaatggatatttattatttagtgaaagatatttattaaataaataattatattataatatatttatatgataaataaatgtaaaataacaAGTGTATGGTGAGGATGaaatacaaatgtaataatatatgtgtgcccaagtgtaaaataaatatttgatattaagtagatatttaataaagtcattattattattattgttattatattatatatatataaagtaaaatagaagaaaaagaaagaaaaagaaacagagaatgagacgaaacaggggaaagaaaggaaggaaagaaaaataaaaggaaaattgggGTTTTTGAAGCCTTAAGCTTTActaggtaagtcaatttgatcccTTTTCTTGCAATTTTGATGTCTATGGAACTCTAGAGAAGAGTACTACatgaattatatcaaaatttaggaagttaatgaatttttatgtgttgattaagttgaacaaaaagatgaactaagggctaaattgatagaaattcaagttagaaatgaaataatgattgaattgtaaagtgattcataagttttatgctttaaggactgaattgaaagaatttcgaaattatggttttatggtgaaaaatagataattatgtctaagtttggttaaaaattgagtagaaataaagtatgaattaagatagaaaagtaagtgaatttagttaggattaaattgaaattaagagtagaaaatcaacattttgtactaagactattttggacagcagcagtagtctaagtttgaaaaatcaccaaaaattttataaactcaattataggatgaataaaatatggaattaaatattattgagtctagtttcttatagaagaaacggtgtaagcaattgaattgtaaattatgagatataatgaattttgtgagacaaggtcagaatgaattcgggttcccctgttctgactttggaaaatcaccaaaaactggagaaaaataattagaggcttaaatttatatttttataatactaatgagtctattttcatgagaAATCAACGGCAATATTATCTgagttttgtactatgagataattaatttttagtgaagaagggtcggaactgtcagacagcagaataggggtgaatttatagaataaaatgtacttattggctaaaccaaaaattctgaaaattttatggtaagaatatatatgagtctagtttcatgtaaaattattggatcttaattttgagttctatagctctagatataaataatttagtgactatgatgcaaatagacagcttgaatattcataaaagtaaataataaaattatggataatgttgcttacaagtgtgttatctacattaaggatgtggaatggagaggaggaggaggaaaaacatgtatgaatattcatctagcatggctaatttgtatattttaggctcaaggactaaattgaataaaagtaaaactttatgggcaatgttataaaaatgtcagaaatgaccaaattgcatgaaatggattattttattatttaaattaaaaaatttaaatgaaattattaatttagttcaagatcgggggaaaacatgttttagggattaaattgaaaagtgttgaaattatggaaaattctgatattttatagaattcatggactgttatcaatatatatgagaataatagctggaaataaggattaaattgcaagaattttattttcctgaccctaaggatgaatcgtcattaattaaaagtttaggggcaaaatggtaatttttcctagagtattaattaaatgcattagaatatgaaatgaatgaaaatgatgatcaaatttatttataaagatccgaacgactcaaatatgagacttgatcgtggaaaagaaaagatatcggattaatgaaattataaacacaaacaagcaatcaggtaagttcatgtaacttaaattatattcttaaatgcttgagattgtatgttattgatgtgaatatgatttgaatgttcattgtatgaaaattaatgaaacattgatatatttgataaaaaggggaagaaatcccagttgaatgaaaggaaatttcgatggatctctgaaaaggaattgacgattaaaaggatctagcccggacgggtgatcctatcttgatatagccctcccgaagaatatgtgtaaaatggatttaacccggacgggtaatctgaattagggtctaaatttagcctggattagtaattcagatccaagctcattagagtaattgtcgttgcaggggatttagcctggactggtaatcccactgtaaggatgaggttcgcgggagtgtgctttctgatatgaaatgtgtaagaccatggttgaaagataccatggcaacctgatatgaaatgtgtaagactatggttgaaagataccatggcaacgtgatatgaaatgaacaagaccatggttgaaagataccatggcaacatgacagaaaatgagtaagaccataactgaaagacactatggcatcatgtcaaagataaataaggccgtggatgggagacgctatgacatctgttgaacaattgatattcaggtaatatgtatcagatgacgaatgattatatgaaatggttgtgtgaaatgtttacaaaaactggtcatatggaaatatatgtacaaaatagttgtatgaaataattatgaagatagataaatgaaataagtataagtacatggaatataatttatgttaagatataagctattaccggaataaatatacataaaatatatggaaatgatggagcatgaaatattgatataatgaaatgaatgatatatgcttatgaagaaacggtaagagcatgatatgtttcatgacaagtacatatatgattatctttgatatgctgatacaaggaaattatgtaagttgagactattattaaactcaagtgcgatatgtcgaaaaaatagatatatcaatgttgaatttatatgagatatgtgcaagtatactaacaatgctgctgtttgatgcttatacaagtgtcaaactgttgattgaatggtaatatatttatttatatgatgcattgaatcggtaagtatttaaaatttttttaagtgatctgcaaatggtagtaatgctttgaaaccctattctggcagcggatacgggttaggggtgttacataggggAGACGCCTATGTTGTTATTCCTTAAAAATTTCTACTTGGATTGTTTGTGTTCTTTAATGTCATTTTAGTTTGAATTTCCAATACATGATTATCTATAGGTTATTCCTAAGACATTGtcgataaaaataataaattgatggaagttaacttgaatgtgagttgagaattttgcttgaggacaagcaaacacttaagtgtggggatatttgataaatgcTACAAGTAACATGTGttaacctcattcttaatgcattttttgtgattattcgatgttaattgtCAATTTTTAGttcctaatcttttaaattcatgttttaatgcttgaTAGAGCACTTGGgagaaaaatgagtgaaaaccGGAACATCGGAGCAAGGTACATGAGCCACACAGGCTAAATAATTTCACACGGCCAGCGTGTGGTAAACCATGTCGATTTCACGGAATTGCACACCGAACTAcaaaaaattctgatttttagGTTTTGTAGGCATTTTAAGacgtatatatgaaaaaaataaaaagataagagtGAGccatcaaataatatttaagaaaacaactcgaaaacaCCATTAAAGTCGACTCTGAAGCAGATTttcgtcaagattgaagattcttaggaagttatcataagtttctttatttctttcggttATACTGTGTCTTAGATGATTTTATTTTCAAtgatgaactaattttctaaataccaaGGGAGAAGAACTCTATGATGGATTTTgctgtttgatttttattttacacaataaatacttagtttttttttctcaattatgtgtacttaattctttatccatgtttgatgtgcttaaatcgaTGGTTGAATataccctgtttaagagtagttCTTGCAtagttgagtggagttgcatacaatcttagaaataggatACAAGGGAAATCTATAGTacgagttaatgtgataataggggttttaattagaaaaaaatttcaattaatcaacatagAGTTAATTGCTCTTATGATTGAAAGGTATAATtgcataatttaaggatttctacggatcaaaatactaagtaaaaaaattgcataatttagattaATAGTGACAAATAAAGTCTAAGTGAATTCTTTTCTGGatattgttttgcttcttggttgttaatcgattACTTTCGTGTTTTGTTCTCTGTCGTgtttgttagttaattaatttaattaattttagttttaatcaatcacttgCATTATTCGGTTaataatagaaagacgataattactaatacttttagccctcgtgggaacgatatctttgttCAATATAGCTATACTATTAACTGATATATGCACTtgtcttaatcaaatttttagttagttctgTGAAACATCATGTATCATAATAAGACACATATTGATAGTTCGGATACcacatttgatatttttaaattatgaataCCAAATAAGACattttataaaagtataagtACCAAACATGACATTGTCcctaatagcaataataataagaataagaatatTGGTAGTAGATTGGCTGCTAGGCTGTCtgcataaacaaataaaataaatatcaagaCCTTACCTTTTGAACTTTCAGAAAAAAGAATCCCTaccttttgaaatttaaaaacagCGACATAGCCGTTAGGGTTTAGAGAGCGAGAGATACGATGAGAAGAGAAAACAATGGTGGCTCTTACTTTTCATGGGCCGATGAGGTCGAGAAAGAAGAACAAGAAGCTGCTGCTGCACAATGGCAGAAGAAACCAAACCCTTTTGGCTCAGCAAGGCCCAGAGAAGTTgttcttcaagaaaaaggaatcGATTGGAGACAACTAGATCTCCATCTTCAACAACCCTCTCCACTCCCACTGTATGCTATTTCTCTTCCCTAGTTATAAATGTTTGAATTCGAATCTCAGATTTATTAAATAGAGATTTCAATTGAACTTCGGGTTCATCTCGCTTGTTGATGCTATTTGTAATAGGTTTGTTGCTTGAATTCACATTTCCAGGCAGGAACCGAAACCAAGTAATCCTCAGCCTGTCATTGTTACATTAACTCCCCAGATTCAGAGTCCTATATCGCTTGTTCCTCCACTGAGGTATCCGCCCAAGTACGTCGCTGGCTTTCTCTACGAGCATTGGAATGCGTCTGGTTATCGACATTTAAAGCTCGAGAAAGAGAACCAATCTCCGGGAGGAGGAAAGGGCGAGTCCGTGAACACGAGGAGAAAGAGAACAACAACAGCAAGCAATGAATTGGTTGAAGCTAAGGAAGCACAACAAAAGGGCATGAATTTGCCTCTTGTGAATCAAAACATTGGAACCCCTGAAATGTCATTGCCTGCTAATGGGATTGTCAGGCAGCAGCCTAGAAACATACCAGACGAATTCGGCATAGACCGAACCGCCTTTCGAGTTACCAAACACAACGAGGGAATGGAAAATAGTAAAAGGTTACGGAAAAACGCCATGATTTGCCTATAAAGCAAGTACCCAATGGTGTTCATCACAAGGTCAAGGGAGACAGGGCAGTTTTGGGAAGGAATAAGACGAAGAATTAAAATCAATGGCTCTATAATGTTTGCTGAAATTCATGATGACCAATTCACCCACGGTCCTTTTGTATcattgtttaaaagcagctttaGTTTTGCTGAAATGATGCGACTATGGAGTGTTGTTTATTAACTACAACTAAGCTGTAATTAAAGATTTAAGATTCAATTTTGCCTTAAGTTCCTGCGCCTTCTTCAGGCTTTGCTCTACTTTTGATTTCGTTATCTTAAATTtctatttgtttaatttgaaaataaaaattaaattaaattcctttttttcaatttcattaatgtaaatcttgtttctttgatttaaaaattaaaatctaatttataacaacttaaaatttaaaattgcattctactatttaattatttgatttggtTTAACCAATTAAATCTTAGatcaattatgtaaaaattcaaACACATGTTATTctccaattttaaaattaaaattacataaattacaCTAATATTCacctaattattaataaattccTTTTAATCACCCAACTATAAaagattacaaaataattatttaactatttaattttatttttttattacttgaattttttaatattttcattttcatttttagttaGTCAAGAAACATGATCGATCATTTTAATTTTCCAtagatgacaaaaaaaattactGATAATTAAATGTACTTTACCTTTTAAAGTTTGAAGTACAAGTATaggaattatataaaataaaataaaaagtctcAATTGATGATTCATATTTAACTTTTAACAAAAAttggatttttaaaattaaaattgacaaataaagAGGGTAAATCTCGGGAGCTAAAAGCAGAAAGGTCTCATTTCCAAAAGTTCAAAGAGTCCTGAAAGCATAAAATAAATTCTGCTGGGGTGAACGGAGAGTAAAAATTTCTAATTCTTGAAGAAAAGCGCATAAATACGGAACTGTCTAATTAGATCATTTGCTCTAGATGATCTCAAAAAAAGTACTTTACTACTATTATATAAAAGGCCTAGCCATTGCTCTCAAAgattaaaatcaaaatgaaacgTGAGTGGATCCCAGCACTGGGAGGCAAAACCAATCCTCGAAATCGTCGCTGAAAACTCGAGCCCCATGCCAGTGTACTAGACTGGTGAATACAGTGAACTAAGTTCACATAAATGTTGATAGGATATTCTTCTTGAGAGTGAATTCATCTGCTTTTGCTGGGCTTATAGACTGCACCGGAAACAAAGAATTAAAACTCATGGTTAGAGCCATCTCATGTATCAGATGCTTATGATGGAAACTATGGTTTTGTATAACTAAATTTGTATTTTGACCACCTCTCCCGAGAGGGCAGCAATATGAGCTTACATGTCCCGTAAATCTACAGCCAAACATGATTTCAGGACACCATCCTAGTGATTAATTGTAACTGTAATCCTTACCTTGTCAAGAATGCGCTGCAGCCGCTCGATTTCCTTCTTGGGATAATCAGCACCTTTCTCCAAACAGCTTTTAGCAGCTTTCAAGTATATCTTTCCATACCTACAACCAGCAACAAGAGAGGAAGTAAAGACAGTTTTAGCAGGAAACTAGGGATTGACAAGTTCTCCTTCGGAGAAGACTATTGAGAGACAAATTGAGTACCTCTCACTGGACCCCTTGAGTTTCTCAACTTCCTGTTCGATCTTAGAGAAGACCGTCTTCTTCTCATCATTGTTGGCAGCCACAAAATCCTTCACCAGTGCATCTAAACTAGACAAAATACCAGCCTAGGCAAAAGGAAGAGGAGAGCAATTAATCTCATATAGAAGTATGGATAATGATGAACATGATGTCCTAGTACAAATCATGAAGTATTAACCTTTGAAGTCAGTTGCCCTTTTCCATCACGGCTGGTGCCACACTTCTCATTGATGAAAGAAACAAAGTCATCTAGACCCCTGCCACCATTGTAGTCTTCACCAGCTTTGTTGTTTTTTGGGAAGAATTTCAGTGTTGGATACCCACTAACTCCATACCTGCAATTAAAGGCCTTTAACATACATTGCTACATTTGATGAACATTGAGAAACCATTTATAAAAGAAATCTGGGTTAACTGGTTGAATTTACACACTTTTCAGCTAGATCCTTGTGCTTGTCAGCATCTAGATTAGCTATAACTACGTCTTCTTCCATTTTGAATGCCAATGCTACCTTTTCATAGGTCTGCAGCGACAAAGACCAAAGGGTTAGAAAGGAGATCACCGTTTCTATCCAAATAATCATACCTACTTTATTCAGCAAAGATATAGATGCTTACAGGAGCAAGGTTTTTGCAATGCCCACACCTGGAAAAAAAGCCAACCCAGAACTCAACCAAAACACGTGAAGTAGAaaagatggaaacaaaaaaatatatcaacCGCAAAACTTGCCACTTGTATCATGAGGTCCTTAAACAGTAAATCTCAGGAAGATATGTAATGGCTGAACTAGAAAAATCCCTAAACCTTTATTGTTTTtgcaaaatagtaaatttaacaacaacaaaaacaaagCACATGCTTACCAAGGTGCATAAAACTCAACCAACACATCTTTGGTCTCATCAAGGACAACCTCATCAAAATTATCAGCATTT contains:
- the LOC107926866 gene encoding uncharacterized protein; translated protein: MRRENNGGSYFSWADEVEKEEQEAAAAQWQKKPNPFGSARPREVVLQEKGIDWRQLDLHLQQPSPLPLQEPKPSNPQPVIVTLTPQIQSPISLVPPLRYPPKYVAGFLYEHWNASGYRHLKLEKENQSPGGGKGESVNTRRKRTTTASNELVEAKEAQQKGMNLPLVNQNIGTPEMSLPANGIVRQQPRNIPDEFGIDRTAFRVTKHNEGMENSKRLRKNAMICL
- the LOC107926894 gene encoding protein disulfide-isomerase like 2-1, with the translated sequence MERARARDRVKASRGSYKTKEEKQKAKMEKSQIWLAFGVLALLLASATADDVVVLTEDNFEKEVGQDRGALVEFYAPWCGHCKKLAPEYEKLGSSFKKAKSVLIGKVDCDEHKSVCSKYGVQGYPTIQWFPKGSLEPKKYEGPRTAEALAEFVNTEGGTNVKIATLPSSVVVLNADNFDEVVLDETKDVLVEFYAPWCGHCKNLAPTYEKVALAFKMEEDVVIANLDADKHKDLAEKYGVSGYPTLKFFPKNNKAGEDYNGGRGLDDFVSFINEKCGTSRDGKGQLTSKAGILSSLDALVKDFVAANNDEKKTVFSKIEQEVEKLKGSSERYGKIYLKAAKSCLEKGADYPKKEIERLQRILDKSISPAKADEFTLKKNILSTFM